A segment of the bacterium genome:
GCCCGCGAACTGGGACCGGTAGTTGTTCACGAGGCTTACTCCCTCGATGACGATGTCGTAGACCCGCCAACGGGCCCCGTCCGCCAGGAGCCGGTAGTCCACGGAGAATTCCTGCCCCTCCCGGCTGACGATCACCGTCTTGACCTCCGCGTACGGCGGATCCGACGTTTCCTTCCCGAACCGGATCGTTTCGCCCTTGTATCCCTCGATCTTCCCGGCGTAAGAGTTCTCCAGGAGGTCCGTGAACAGCGTCACGAACTCCTGCCGCTCCCGGGGGGATCGGTCCTTCCAGTGGACTCCCAGGGACCGCCGGGCCATCTCGTCGAAGTTGAAGTAGGGGAAGAGGTCTTTCCGGAGCAGCTCCCGGCGCTGGGCCTTCTTCGCGCTCCCCTGGAGGTCGGCCCGCTTGACGATCTCCAGCCCCCGGTTGATCGCTCCCCGGATCTGCTCCGTCGGTTCGCCGCCCGATGCGACCGCGGGGATGCAAAGCGCGATCGCCAGCAGC
Coding sequences within it:
- a CDS encoding ABC transporter substrate-binding protein; translation: MMTTGRHIGGGRFGKFALLLAIALCIPAVASGGEPTEQIRGAINRGLEIVKRADLQGSAKKAQRRELLRKDLFPYFNFDEMARRSLGVHWKDRSPRERQEFVTLFTDLLENSYAGKIEGYKGETIRFGKETSDPPYAEVKTVIVSREGQEFSVDYRLLADGARWRVYDIVIEGVSLVNNYRSQFAGILQKSSFQEMTKQLKETVRKQSGAHG